One Streptomyces sp. ML-6 genomic region harbors:
- the aroC gene encoding chorismate synthase — translation MSRLRWLTAGESHGPALVATLEGLPAGVPVTTEMVADALARRRLGYGRGARMKFEKDEVTFLGGVRHGLTMGSPVAVMVGNTEWPKWEQVMAADPVDPAELAELARNAPLTRPRPGHADLAGMQKYGFDEARPILERASARETAARVALGAVAQSYLKETAGIEIVSHVVELAAAKAPYGVYPTPADVERLDADPVRCLDADASKAMVAEIDQAHKDGDTLGGVVEVLAYGVPVGLGSHVHWDRRLDARLAAALMGIQAIKGVEVGDGFDLARVPGSKAHDEILVTEDGIRRASGRSGGTEGGLTTGELLRVRAAMKPIATVPRALATVDVVTGEPAKAHHQRSDVCAVPAAGIVAEAMVALVLADAVAEKFGGDSVPETRRNVQSYLDHLQIR, via the coding sequence TTGAGCAGGTTGCGCTGGCTGACCGCGGGGGAGTCGCACGGCCCCGCACTCGTGGCGACGCTGGAGGGTCTTCCCGCCGGCGTCCCGGTCACCACGGAGATGGTGGCGGACGCACTCGCCCGGCGGCGGCTCGGTTACGGCCGCGGTGCGCGGATGAAGTTCGAGAAGGACGAGGTCACCTTCCTCGGCGGGGTGCGCCACGGCCTCACCATGGGCTCCCCGGTCGCCGTGATGGTGGGCAACACCGAATGGCCCAAGTGGGAGCAGGTGATGGCGGCCGACCCGGTCGACCCCGCCGAACTGGCCGAACTGGCCCGCAACGCCCCGCTGACCCGCCCGCGGCCCGGCCACGCCGACCTCGCGGGCATGCAGAAGTACGGCTTCGACGAGGCCCGGCCGATCCTGGAGCGCGCCAGCGCCCGGGAGACGGCGGCCCGCGTCGCGCTCGGCGCCGTCGCGCAGTCGTACCTCAAGGAGACCGCCGGCATCGAGATCGTCAGCCATGTCGTCGAGCTGGCCGCGGCGAAGGCGCCGTACGGGGTCTACCCCACGCCCGCCGACGTCGAGCGGCTCGACGCCGACCCGGTGCGCTGCCTGGACGCCGACGCGAGCAAGGCGATGGTCGCCGAGATCGACCAGGCCCACAAGGACGGCGACACCCTCGGCGGCGTGGTCGAGGTGCTGGCGTACGGCGTGCCCGTGGGCCTCGGCTCGCACGTCCACTGGGACCGCCGGCTGGACGCCCGGCTCGCGGCGGCCCTGATGGGCATCCAGGCGATCAAGGGCGTCGAGGTCGGCGACGGCTTCGACCTGGCCCGGGTGCCCGGCTCGAAGGCGCACGACGAGATCCTGGTCACCGAGGACGGCATCAGGCGCGCCTCCGGCCGCTCCGGCGGCACCGAGGGCGGCCTCACCACCGGCGAGCTGCTGCGGGTCCGTGCCGCGATGAAGCCCATCGCCACCGTGCCGCGCGCGCTCGCCACCGTCGACGTCGTCACCGGCGAGCCCGCCAAGGCGCACCACCAGCGCTCCGATGTCTGTGCCGTGCCGGCTGCGGGGATCGTCGCCGAGGCGATGGTCGCGCTGGTCCTGGCCGACGCCGT
- a CDS encoding shikimate dehydrogenase — protein MASADRRHRAAVLGSPIAHSLSPVLHRAAYAELGLTDWSYERFEIDEAALPGFVESLDATWAGLSLTMPLKRAVIPLLDSVSETAASVEAVNTVVLTEDGRLTGDNTDIPGMVAALRERGVEKTDSAAVLGAGATASSALAALAGMCTGPVTAYVRSQERGREMRGWGERLGVDVRIADWADAELALRAPLVIATTPAGATDALAAAVPDRPGTLFDVLYEPWPTGLAAAWADRSGAVVGGLDLLVHQAVLQVEQMTGRAPAPLAAMRRAGEAALAAR, from the coding sequence ATGGCCTCCGCTGACCGGCGCCACCGCGCTGCCGTCCTCGGCTCGCCCATCGCGCACTCGCTCTCCCCAGTGCTGCACCGGGCCGCGTACGCCGAGCTCGGCCTCACCGACTGGTCGTACGAACGGTTCGAGATCGACGAGGCCGCGCTTCCCGGGTTCGTCGAGTCCCTCGACGCCACCTGGGCCGGGCTCTCGCTGACCATGCCGTTGAAGCGGGCGGTCATCCCGCTGCTGGACTCCGTCAGCGAGACCGCCGCCTCGGTGGAGGCGGTCAACACCGTCGTCCTCACCGAGGACGGCCGGCTGACCGGCGACAACACCGACATCCCCGGCATGGTCGCCGCCCTGCGCGAACGCGGGGTGGAGAAGACCGACTCCGCCGCCGTCCTCGGCGCGGGCGCGACCGCCTCGTCGGCGCTCGCCGCGCTGGCCGGGATGTGCACGGGACCGGTCACGGCGTACGTCCGCAGCCAGGAGCGGGGCCGGGAGATGCGCGGCTGGGGCGAACGCCTCGGCGTCGATGTCCGGATCGCCGACTGGGCGGACGCCGAACTGGCGCTGCGGGCCCCCCTGGTCATCGCCACCACCCCGGCCGGTGCCACCGACGCCCTGGCCGCCGCCGTGCCGGACCGGCCGGGAACCCTCTTCGACGTGCTGTACGAGCCCTGGCCCACCGGGCTCGCCGCAGCCTGGGCGGACCGATCGGGCGCAGTCGTCGGAGGTCTCGACCTCCTGGTGCACCAGGCCGTCCTCCAGGTCGAGCAGATGACGGGCCGCGCGCCCGCCCCGCTCGCGGCCATGCGCCGGGCCGGCGAAGCGGCGCTCGCCGCCCGCTGA
- the mltG gene encoding endolytic transglycosylase MltG, translated as MTEYGRGSGSEPWHPEDPLYGDQGWGGQQSAHGQGQYGGGQQSYPQDPYAQHQQQIPYAEQPQQQDPYAQQPQQDPYAQQQHYPQQSAYGAQQDPYAQQAQQQVQQPQQPQYGNTGWDTGQQAAMPYDAQQADPYGGGQGGYGETSDYYGTAEAYPPPQPPGRRETAPQQAPAQNPDWDPEAQPEETHPFFTGSDDPDGRNKDVEDDEEHEDDSRPSRRGGRGGSERRGGKGKKKSRNGVACLVVSLVLVGGLGGATYFGYSYWQDKFGAAPDYEGSGSGSVEVEIPKGAFGYDIGNILKKQGVVKSVDAFVAAQSENPKGKSIQAGVYLLRKEMSAAEAVKMMVDPNSQNLLVIPEGTRNVAVYEMVDKKLGLKKGTTKGIAKAEASGLGLPDWVSDNKNIKDPLEGFLFPAAYPVTKETKPEAILKKMVSRANEEYDKLDFEATAKKYKLDGPWQVLTVASLVQAEGLTHDDFRKMAEVVYNRLKPDNAVSNRKLEFDSAFNYLNNQSKIKIGSDEIRTNPDPYNTYYHEGLPPGPIGNPGDDALRATLNPTDDGWMFFISLDGKKTQFTKTVAEHEKLNNKFKEKHGLR; from the coding sequence ATGACTGAGTATGGCCGGGGCTCCGGCTCCGAACCGTGGCATCCCGAGGACCCCTTGTACGGGGACCAGGGGTGGGGAGGACAGCAGTCCGCCCACGGCCAGGGCCAGTACGGCGGCGGACAGCAGTCCTACCCCCAGGACCCGTACGCGCAGCACCAGCAGCAGATTCCGTACGCGGAGCAGCCGCAGCAGCAGGACCCCTACGCGCAACAGCCACAGCAGGACCCGTACGCGCAGCAGCAGCACTACCCGCAGCAGTCCGCGTACGGGGCCCAGCAGGACCCCTATGCGCAGCAGGCCCAGCAACAGGTCCAGCAGCCCCAGCAGCCCCAGTACGGCAACACCGGCTGGGACACCGGGCAGCAGGCCGCGATGCCCTACGACGCGCAGCAGGCCGACCCGTACGGCGGCGGGCAGGGCGGTTACGGCGAGACCTCCGACTACTACGGCACGGCGGAGGCGTACCCGCCGCCGCAGCCCCCGGGCCGTCGCGAGACCGCTCCCCAGCAGGCCCCCGCGCAGAACCCCGACTGGGACCCGGAGGCCCAGCCGGAGGAGACCCACCCCTTCTTCACGGGCTCCGACGACCCCGACGGCAGGAACAAGGACGTCGAGGACGACGAGGAGCACGAGGACGACTCACGGCCCTCCCGCCGCGGCGGCCGGGGCGGGAGCGAACGCCGGGGCGGCAAGGGCAAGAAGAAGAGCCGCAACGGCGTCGCCTGCCTGGTGGTCTCGCTGGTCCTGGTCGGCGGCCTCGGCGGGGCGACCTACTTCGGTTACTCGTACTGGCAGGACAAGTTCGGCGCGGCGCCCGACTACGAGGGCAGCGGCTCGGGGTCGGTCGAGGTGGAGATCCCCAAGGGTGCGTTCGGGTACGACATCGGCAACATCCTGAAGAAGCAGGGTGTGGTCAAGAGCGTCGACGCGTTCGTCGCCGCACAGAGCGAGAACCCCAAGGGGAAGTCGATCCAGGCGGGCGTCTATCTGCTCCGCAAGGAGATGTCCGCGGCCGAGGCCGTGAAGATGATGGTCGACCCGAACAGCCAGAACCTCCTGGTGATCCCCGAAGGCACCCGCAACGTCGCCGTCTACGAGATGGTCGACAAGAAGCTGGGCCTCAAGAAGGGGACGACCAAGGGAATCGCCAAGGCCGAGGCGTCCGGTCTCGGCCTGCCCGACTGGGTGAGCGACAACAAGAACATCAAGGACCCGCTGGAAGGCTTCCTCTTCCCGGCCGCCTACCCGGTCACCAAGGAGACCAAGCCGGAGGCCATCCTGAAGAAGATGGTCTCCCGTGCCAACGAGGAGTACGACAAGCTCGACTTCGAGGCGACGGCCAAGAAGTACAAGCTGGACGGCCCGTGGCAGGTCCTCACCGTCGCCAGCCTGGTCCAGGCGGAGGGGCTCACGCACGACGACTTCCGCAAGATGGCCGAGGTCGTGTACAACCGCCTGAAGCCGGACAACGCGGTCTCGAACCGCAAGCTCGAATTCGACTCCGCGTTCAATTACCTGAACAACCAGAGCAAGATCAAGATCGGCTCGGACGAGATCCGGACCAACCCGGACCCGTACAACACCTATTACCACGAGGGCCTTCCGCCGGGGCCGATCGGCAACCCGGGTGACGACGCCCTGCGGGCGACGCTCAATCCGACCGATGACGGCTGGATGTTCTTCATCTCGCTCGACGGCAAGAAGACCCAGTTCACCAAGACCGTCGCCGAGCACGAGAAGCTCAACAACAAGTTCAAGGAAAAGCATGGCCTCCGCTGA
- the ruvX gene encoding Holliday junction resolvase RuvX — translation MRRGRRLAIDVGDARIGVASCDPDGILATPVETVPGRDVPAAHRRLGQIVEEYEPIEIIIGLPRSLGGGEGPAAAKIRVFAQEVARSVAPVPVRLVDERMTTVTASQGLRASGVKSRKGRSVIDQAAAVVILQNALESERASGRPPGEGVEVVV, via the coding sequence ATGCGTCGCGGTCGCCGGCTCGCGATCGACGTCGGGGACGCCCGGATCGGGGTCGCCTCGTGCGACCCCGACGGGATCCTCGCCACGCCGGTGGAGACCGTTCCGGGACGTGACGTCCCGGCGGCCCACCGGCGGCTGGGGCAGATCGTCGAGGAGTACGAGCCGATCGAGATCATCATCGGCCTGCCGCGGTCCCTCGGCGGCGGTGAGGGACCGGCCGCCGCCAAGATCCGGGTCTTCGCACAGGAGGTGGCCCGCTCGGTCGCACCCGTGCCGGTGCGCCTGGTGGACGAGAGGATGACCACAGTAACGGCCAGTCAGGGGCTGCGCGCTTCGGGCGTGAAGTCCAGGAAAGGCCGTTCCGTCATCGACCAAGCTGCCGCTGTGGTGATCCTTCAGAACGCTCTGGAGTCCGAACGGGCGTCGGGCAGGCCGCCGGGCGAAGGCGTCGAAGTGGTTGTCTGA